Proteins encoded by one window of Lactobacillus sp. ESL0684:
- the atpB gene encoding F0F1 ATP synthase subunit A, with translation MEKSFVFKFMGLNFDLAGIIGSTLMAAVVLFVCIWLSREVELKPNKKQNALEYLLDFTDNIVKGNVSDNAAQKHLSLYAFVLFIFIWCMNMLGLFLEVKVGDFTLVKSPTADPVTTMAFAMMSLLLSFSFGMQKFGVKGYFKNYSAPVSFMLPINLIEEVTNFLTLSLRLFGNIFAGEVLLTLIGNSLAPSMGIPTLIVSAPLAMIWQGFSVFIGSIQAYVFVTLSMVYIGKKVTKE, from the coding sequence ATGGAGAAATCATTTGTTTTCAAGTTTATGGGTTTAAACTTTGACCTTGCTGGGATTATTGGCTCAACGCTGATGGCTGCAGTTGTATTATTTGTTTGTATTTGGCTTTCTCGAGAAGTTGAATTGAAGCCAAATAAAAAGCAAAACGCTTTGGAGTATTTGCTAGATTTTACCGATAATATTGTTAAAGGTAATGTTAGTGATAATGCTGCCCAAAAGCATTTATCGCTTTATGCTTTTGTCTTGTTTATTTTTATTTGGTGTATGAATATGCTAGGCTTGTTCTTAGAAGTCAAAGTTGGCGACTTTACGCTAGTTAAATCGCCAACAGCAGATCCAGTTACAACCATGGCATTTGCAATGATGTCTTTGCTTTTATCATTTTCATTTGGAATGCAAAAGTTTGGTGTTAAGGGATATTTTAAGAATTACTCTGCACCAGTTAGCTTTATGCTTCCAATTAATCTGATCGAAGAGGTTACCAACTTCTTAACTTTATCATTGCGATTGTTCGGTAATATTTTTGCTGGAGAGGTATTGTTAACTTTGATCGGTAACAGTTTGGCACCAAGTATGGGTATTCCAACCTTAATTGTGTCGGCACCACTCGCAATGATCTGGCAAGGTTTCTCTGTCTTCATTGGCTCTATCCAGGCATATGTTTTTGTAACTTTGTCGATGGTATATATAGGTAAGAAAGTTACAAAAGAATAA
- the upp gene encoding uracil phosphoribosyltransferase, producing the protein MGKFTVLNHPLIQHKLTIIRRKDTSSNEFRRIVGEIGGLMTYEITRDLPMQDVEIETPIGKTTQKEIAGKKMTIVPILRAGIGMLNGVMEMIPSAKVGVIGMYRDEETLKPHEYFCKMPSDVAERACLVVDPMLATGGSANMAIGALKKRGVKDIRLAVLVAAPEGVKAVQDENPDVDIYTAAEDEKLLSNGYIFPGLGDAGDRIFGTK; encoded by the coding sequence ATGGGCAAATTTACGGTTTTGAATCATCCCTTGATTCAGCACAAGTTGACTATTATTAGACGCAAGGATACAAGTTCAAACGAGTTTCGGCGAATTGTTGGTGAAATCGGTGGCTTGATGACTTATGAGATTACTAGAGATTTGCCAATGCAAGATGTCGAAATTGAAACGCCTATTGGCAAAACGACTCAAAAAGAAATCGCTGGTAAAAAAATGACCATTGTACCAATTTTGCGAGCAGGAATTGGGATGTTAAATGGAGTAATGGAAATGATCCCGTCAGCTAAGGTTGGTGTGATTGGCATGTATCGGGATGAGGAAACTTTGAAGCCACATGAATATTTCTGTAAGATGCCCAGTGATGTTGCTGAACGTGCTTGTTTGGTAGTCGATCCGATGCTGGCAACGGGTGGTTCTGCTAATATGGCGATTGGTGCTTTAAAGAAACGCGGTGTTAAAGATATTAGATTGGCAGTTTTAGTAGCTGCACCAGAAGGCGTTAAAGCTGTTCAAGATGAAAATCCTGATGTTGATATTTATACCGCGGCTGAAGATGAGAAATTGTTGTCTAATGGTTATATTTTCCCTGGATTAGGCGATGCAGGAGACCGTATTTTCGGGACTAAATAA
- a CDS encoding L-threonylcarbamoyladenylate synthase: METKIFSQEELDKAVALLAKGELVAFPTETVYGLGALATNEQAVKSVYAAKGRPSDNPLIVTVADEMMMADYAREIPERAHKLIKKFWPGPLTLLLFVKPGSLPKAVTGGLETVAFRCPDDELTLSLIAKLGAPIVGPSANTSTKPSPTTAEHVYHDLNGKIAGIIDGGPARVGLESTIIDLSVKDPVVLRPGEITPQQLSSVLDEEVLINTGKVTDQAVPKAPGMKYRHYAPSAPVVVVDTAQDFSDLNLNEQTGVMALDAVLDKLNLPAANKFSLGDSLISADHSLFDGLRYFDDQEQIKQIYVQGFNGTQASLAYMNRLNKAAAGHHYQAK, translated from the coding sequence ATGGAAACGAAGATTTTTTCACAAGAAGAACTTGATAAGGCAGTGGCGTTACTAGCTAAGGGTGAGTTAGTTGCTTTTCCAACTGAGACCGTTTATGGCTTAGGAGCTTTAGCTACTAATGAGCAAGCGGTGAAATCCGTTTATGCGGCTAAAGGTCGACCAAGTGATAATCCGTTAATTGTGACAGTTGCAGATGAAATGATGATGGCTGATTATGCTAGAGAAATTCCTGAGCGAGCACACAAATTGATTAAAAAATTTTGGCCGGGACCACTAACATTATTGCTCTTTGTTAAACCTGGTAGCTTGCCTAAGGCAGTCACTGGTGGACTTGAGACAGTGGCGTTTCGTTGTCCAGATGATGAGTTAACGCTTTCTTTAATTGCTAAGCTTGGTGCTCCAATCGTTGGGCCATCCGCTAATACTTCAACTAAACCGAGTCCCACTACTGCCGAACACGTCTATCATGATCTTAATGGTAAGATTGCTGGAATTATCGATGGTGGTCCTGCCCGGGTAGGACTTGAATCAACCATTATTGATTTATCTGTCAAAGATCCCGTAGTTTTACGTCCAGGTGAAATAACGCCGCAACAATTAAGCTCTGTTTTAGACGAAGAGGTACTGATTAATACTGGCAAGGTGACTGACCAGGCTGTCCCTAAAGCGCCGGGGATGAAGTATCGCCATTATGCACCCAGTGCCCCTGTGGTCGTGGTTGATACTGCTCAAGATTTTAGTGACCTTAATCTTAATGAGCAAACTGGAGTGATGGCATTGGATGCGGTTTTAGATAAACTAAACTTACCTGCTGCAAATAAGTTTAGTTTAGGAGACAGCCTTATCTCTGCAGATCATAGTCTATTTGACGGCTTGCGTTATTTTGATGATCAAGAACAGATTAAACAAATATATGTTCAAGGTTTTAATGGCACTCAAGCTAGTTTAGCTTATATGAACCGGTTAAATAAGGCAGCAGCTGGGCATCATTATCAGGCAAAATAA
- the prmC gene encoding peptide chain release factor N(5)-glutamine methyltransferase has protein sequence MSSIKTLKDLRTWARVTASEARLEDVDYLLAERLNLTPSEFQLKQDMQLTADQIAQAQKDLRKLAKGNSPQYILGYAWFFGYKIMVQRGVLIPRFETEELVNLALSKLQTGDKVLDLGTGSGCITVALANEAQKSGLSELTLFASDVTDSALRTCEENFLTYDLDVTVRKANVLIGLEKFDKIISNPPYIKESETSQMDENVLQNEPKEALFGGKDGLEFYQKFAQQVREHLNSHGEFFLEFGFSEQQQLQELFASKLPDFTIEFHSDLAGKPRMVAGRWNK, from the coding sequence ATGTCTAGCATAAAAACCTTAAAGGATTTGCGAACTTGGGCTAGAGTAACAGCCTCTGAAGCACGATTAGAAGATGTTGATTATCTACTAGCAGAACGTTTAAATTTGACTCCAAGTGAATTTCAGTTAAAGCAGGATATGCAACTTACTGCTGACCAGATTGCGCAGGCACAAAAAGATTTACGAAAATTAGCTAAAGGTAATTCTCCCCAATACATTTTAGGTTATGCTTGGTTCTTCGGATATAAAATCATGGTGCAGCGTGGAGTCTTAATTCCGCGGTTTGAAACTGAGGAACTCGTTAATCTAGCACTTTCCAAATTGCAAACTGGTGATAAAGTGCTGGATTTAGGAACTGGTTCAGGTTGTATCACGGTAGCACTAGCTAATGAGGCACAAAAGAGTGGACTTTCTGAGTTAACTTTATTTGCCTCTGACGTTACTGATTCCGCTTTAAGAACCTGTGAAGAAAACTTTCTAACTTATGACCTTGACGTAACTGTTCGTAAGGCGAATGTTTTAATTGGCTTAGAAAAATTTGATAAAATTATCTCAAATCCCCCATACATCAAGGAAAGTGAAACTTCACAAATGGATGAAAATGTTTTGCAAAATGAACCTAAGGAAGCTTTATTTGGCGGAAAAGATGGTCTTGAATTCTATCAAAAATTTGCTCAGCAGGTTCGTGAACATTTAAATAGCCATGGTGAATTTTTCTTGGAATTTGGTTTTAGTGAACAGCAGCAATTGCAAGAATTGTTTGCTAGCAAGTTACCAGATTTTACAATTGAATTTCACAGTGATCTAGCTGGTAAGCCGCGGATGGTGGCTGGAAGGTGGAATAAATAA
- the prfA gene encoding peptide chain release factor 1, whose protein sequence is MDKVMAQLEGLVAHYEELEELMADPEVINDTKRYMKVSKEAAELREVVERFKKYQADQAAISDNKEFIAKENDADLVAMAKEENSDLEKEIAELEDQIKILMLPKDPNDDKDIIMEIRGAAGGDEASLFAADLLRMYEKYAERQNWNVSVIDSEPTEVGGYKRVAVMITGDKVYSKLKYENGAHRVQRVPVTESQGRVHTSTSTVAVMPEYEQVDIDLDPKDIRVDVYRSSGAGGQHINKTSSAVRLTHLPTGIVVAMQDQRSQQQNREKAMQILKSRVYDYYESQNRDQYDAKRKTAVGTGDRSERIRTYNYPQNRVTDHRIGLTLNKLDRIMNGELDEVVDALILYNQTKQLEELADQNV, encoded by the coding sequence ATGGATAAAGTTATGGCACAGCTTGAAGGCTTAGTAGCTCATTATGAAGAGCTAGAAGAGCTAATGGCTGATCCAGAGGTAATTAATGACACTAAGCGGTATATGAAGGTTTCCAAAGAAGCCGCAGAATTGCGCGAAGTAGTCGAAAGATTTAAAAAATATCAAGCAGATCAAGCGGCAATTTCTGATAATAAAGAATTTATCGCTAAGGAAAATGATGCTGACTTAGTAGCAATGGCCAAAGAAGAAAACAGTGATTTAGAAAAAGAAATTGCTGAATTAGAAGATCAAATCAAGATTTTGATGTTACCCAAGGACCCTAATGATGACAAAGATATCATTATGGAGATTCGGGGAGCTGCAGGTGGTGATGAAGCTTCGTTATTTGCAGCTGATTTGCTTAGAATGTATGAAAAGTACGCAGAACGACAAAATTGGAATGTTTCTGTAATTGATAGTGAGCCAACGGAAGTTGGTGGCTACAAGCGGGTCGCCGTAATGATTACCGGGGATAAAGTTTATTCCAAATTAAAATATGAAAATGGCGCTCACCGGGTGCAGCGGGTTCCTGTAACTGAGTCTCAAGGTCGTGTTCACACTTCGACTTCAACTGTAGCTGTGATGCCTGAATATGAACAAGTTGATATTGACTTAGATCCTAAAGACATTCGGGTAGATGTTTATCGCTCAAGCGGTGCGGGTGGTCAGCATATTAACAAGACCTCCAGTGCTGTGCGGCTGACGCACTTGCCAACTGGTATTGTGGTAGCAATGCAAGATCAGCGTAGTCAGCAGCAGAACCGTGAAAAGGCGATGCAAATTTTAAAATCACGGGTGTATGACTACTATGAAAGTCAAAATCGTGATCAATATGATGCTAAGCGGAAAACGGCAGTTGGTACCGGTGATAGATCTGAACGGATTAGGACTTATAATTATCCGCAAAATCGCGTGACTGACCACCGGATTGGTTTGACGCTTAACAAGTTAGACCGAATTATGAATGGTGAATTGGATGAAGTTGTCGATGCTTTAATTCTTTATAATCAAACTAAGCAGTTAGAGGAGTTGGCAGATCAAAATGTCTAG
- a CDS encoding thymidine kinase, which yields MAQLFFHYGAMSSGKTIEILKDAHNYEAQGRKIALMTSNVDDRSGVGTIASRVGIRRDAIPITEHMNLFDYIKQLSNEDIAKGDGAIACVLIDEAQFLQRHHVLECAKIVDELKIPVMTFGLKNDFQNNLFEGSKNLLIFADKINEIKTICHYCGRKATMNLRIHNGKPVYEGEQVQIGGDESYYPVCRFHYFHPEQPRTREV from the coding sequence ATGGCACAATTATTTTTTCACTACGGCGCAATGAGTAGTGGCAAAACAATTGAGATTCTCAAAGATGCACATAATTATGAAGCTCAGGGTCGAAAAATTGCCCTGATGACTAGTAATGTAGATGATCGTAGTGGTGTTGGCACAATTGCTTCAAGGGTCGGAATCAGACGTGATGCTATTCCTATTACTGAGCATATGAACTTATTTGATTATATTAAGCAGTTAAGTAACGAAGATATTGCCAAAGGTGATGGTGCAATTGCGTGTGTCTTAATTGATGAAGCTCAATTTTTACAGCGACATCATGTTTTGGAATGCGCTAAAATTGTCGATGAACTTAAGATTCCGGTAATGACCTTTGGCTTGAAGAATGATTTTCAGAATAATTTATTTGAAGGTAGCAAGAATTTATTAATTTTTGCAGATAAAATTAATGAAATCAAGACGATTTGCCATTATTGTGGTCGTAAGGCTACAATGAATTTACGAATTCATAACGGAAAACCGGTTTATGAAGGAGAGCAGGTACAAATTGGTGGCGATGAAAGCTATTATCCAGTTTGTCGTTTTCATTATTTTCACCCAGAACAGCCGAGGACAAGAGAGGTATAA
- a CDS encoding Mur ligase family protein, whose amino-acid sequence MNLKANIAKIAGKSSYWFLHNVLKGGTSFPGKLAMKIDPNVLNALAKDYEIIIVTGTNGKTMTTALIVAALKQKYGDVLTNSSGSNMQQGIVTAFLAHQNSQAKRKIAVLEVDEANVKMVTELVHPSYYVLTNIFRDQMDRYGEIYTTYDKITAGIRLAPQATIIANGDASIFSSVDLPNPKVFYGFNLDKSQQSQDFKAPVNTDGVLCPQCNQVIHFHERIYANLGNFFCPNCGYQRPKLKYSVTQILNQTPDKLEFLMGQKDYTINIGGTYNIYNALAAYAVAREFDLSDEEIAQSFAANKRVFGRQELINYADKKINLILVKNPVGLDEVLHMLNTESEAYSLVTLLNANHADGIDTSWIWDGQFEDLQQDQIKKVIVGGERYQDMHFRLEVAGFDPNNMVTTANNDEVMTEVAKVPTKKVYILSTYTALLSLRKTMAEKKIIKGGM is encoded by the coding sequence ATGAATTTAAAAGCAAACATTGCTAAAATCGCTGGCAAATCAAGTTACTGGTTCCTTCATAACGTACTTAAAGGTGGTACTAGTTTTCCAGGAAAGTTAGCAATGAAAATTGACCCAAATGTGTTAAATGCTCTAGCCAAGGACTATGAAATAATCATTGTTACAGGTACTAACGGTAAAACAATGACAACAGCCTTGATTGTAGCCGCGTTAAAACAGAAATATGGTGACGTTTTAACTAATTCGTCTGGTTCAAACATGCAGCAAGGAATTGTAACTGCCTTTTTAGCACACCAAAATAGCCAAGCTAAACGTAAAATTGCCGTTTTAGAAGTTGACGAAGCAAACGTAAAAATGGTTACTGAGCTAGTTCATCCTAGTTATTATGTTTTAACTAATATCTTTCGTGATCAAATGGATCGTTACGGCGAAATTTATACCACATATGACAAAATCACTGCTGGAATTAGACTAGCTCCTCAGGCAACAATTATTGCTAACGGTGATGCCAGTATCTTTTCCTCAGTTGACCTGCCTAATCCAAAAGTTTTTTATGGTTTTAACTTAGATAAAAGTCAGCAATCTCAAGATTTTAAAGCTCCGGTTAACACCGATGGCGTTTTATGCCCGCAATGCAATCAAGTAATCCATTTCCACGAGCGTATCTATGCTAATCTAGGTAATTTTTTCTGTCCTAATTGTGGCTATCAACGACCAAAGTTAAAATACAGTGTTACACAAATTCTTAACCAGACACCTGATAAGTTAGAATTTTTAATGGGACAAAAAGATTATACGATAAATATTGGTGGTACCTATAATATTTATAATGCATTAGCTGCCTATGCAGTAGCACGGGAATTTGATTTAAGTGATGAAGAAATCGCCCAATCTTTTGCTGCTAATAAGCGAGTTTTTGGTCGTCAAGAATTAATTAATTATGCAGACAAAAAGATTAATCTAATTTTAGTTAAAAATCCTGTCGGTCTAGACGAAGTCCTGCATATGCTTAATACTGAATCAGAAGCATATTCACTAGTGACATTGCTCAACGCTAATCATGCTGACGGAATTGACACATCTTGGATCTGGGATGGTCAATTTGAAGACTTGCAGCAAGATCAAATAAAAAAAGTGATTGTTGGTGGTGAACGGTATCAAGATATGCATTTTAGACTTGAGGTCGCCGGTTTTGATCCTAATAATATGGTTACCACGGCAAACAACGACGAAGTAATGACAGAGGTTGCCAAAGTTCCGACCAAAAAAGTCTATATTCTATCAACTTATACAGCCTTGCTGTCATTACGCAAAACAATGGCAGAAAAGAAAATTATTAAGGGCGGAATGTAA
- a CDS encoding peptidoglycan recognition family protein: MKINKKYALANNEGSSHIASRNFIIAHSTATPNGEAWAVAHNMKSTINSAETYVQFIVDDKSIYQVGEPGYDAWGAGSPANSMSPVQIELCEFDDKKRAIKAYQNYIELIRQMADKYGITKELDTSSKKGVKTHNWVVKNGYSNTNHVDPYQYLPKIGISKSQFAHYVKYGFSKTSKPKEKKKEVKKSVTVDVHPVVKWDVARVFVVTNKKGCNLYSDESLTKPIRTLANSSTWKVITENNGALKLGKDQFVDGRAGFTKSNPIAFNSKLGGRVKIIKKGTHALYEPKANSKKAYSLEYGKIYRFKGRNGRFLFLENSYKGKQVCVTGNNAYIIL, from the coding sequence ATGAAAATTAATAAAAAATATGCTTTAGCAAATAATGAAGGCTCTAGCCATATTGCCTCAAGAAATTTTATTATTGCTCACTCCACTGCTACGCCTAATGGTGAAGCATGGGCAGTCGCACATAATATGAAATCAACGATTAATTCTGCAGAAACTTATGTACAATTTATAGTTGATGACAAAAGTATTTATCAAGTAGGCGAGCCAGGTTATGATGCTTGGGGAGCAGGTAGTCCAGCGAACTCGATGTCACCAGTACAAATTGAGCTATGTGAATTCGATGATAAAAAACGGGCAATAAAAGCTTACCAAAATTATATTGAATTAATTCGGCAAATGGCTGATAAGTATGGAATTACTAAAGAGCTTGATACCAGTTCTAAAAAAGGTGTTAAGACGCATAATTGGGTAGTTAAAAATGGTTACTCGAATACTAACCATGTTGATCCTTACCAATACTTACCGAAAATCGGAATTAGTAAGAGTCAATTTGCTCATTATGTAAAGTATGGGTTTAGTAAAACTTCAAAGCCAAAGGAAAAGAAAAAAGAAGTTAAGAAGTCAGTTACAGTTGATGTCCATCCAGTAGTGAAATGGGATGTTGCTCGTGTCTTTGTTGTAACTAATAAAAAAGGATGTAATCTGTATAGTGATGAATCGCTAACTAAGCCGATTCGAACACTAGCAAATAGTTCAACTTGGAAAGTAATTACTGAAAATAATGGTGCGCTCAAATTGGGTAAGGATCAATTCGTCGATGGACGAGCTGGTTTCACCAAGAGTAATCCGATTGCATTTAATAGTAAGCTTGGTGGTCGCGTAAAAATTATTAAGAAGGGAACTCATGCTTTATATGAGCCTAAAGCAAATAGCAAGAAAGCTTATTCACTTGAATATGGCAAAATCTACCGTTTCAAAGGACGAAATGGTAGATTTTTATTTTTAGAAAATAGTTATAAAGGTAAGCAAGTTTGTGTAACTGGTAATAATGCGTATATAATTTTATAA
- a CDS encoding phage holin, LLH family, which produces MSTKEIFDLIYAVLVMVAIIAYIGVKLYSQNHTIKNKWVAQIPDLAAAFVHEAETTDGEGTKKMDAVINEVSRVLAAHNIKVDPTIEAAIRAYAEQEVAKMNADKSAAEPDTLGILNENEEVVLDEN; this is translated from the coding sequence ATGAGTACAAAAGAAATTTTTGATTTAATTTATGCGGTATTAGTAATGGTGGCAATCATAGCTTATATAGGCGTAAAGCTATATAGCCAAAACCACACCATCAAGAATAAGTGGGTTGCCCAAATTCCCGATTTAGCGGCTGCATTTGTACATGAAGCTGAAACGACTGATGGCGAGGGCACCAAGAAAATGGATGCAGTTATCAATGAAGTTAGCCGTGTGCTTGCTGCACATAATATCAAGGTAGATCCAACTATTGAAGCTGCCATTCGAGCTTACGCAGAACAAGAAGTGGCCAAGATGAACGCAGATAAGTCAGCCGCTGAACCAGATACGTTAGGAATCTTAAACGAGAATGAAGAGGTAGTTCTTGATGAAAATTAA
- a CDS encoding Txe/YoeB family addiction module toxin → MDSWQIKITPAAKKDLKKLLKSNLHERFIEIERTLKTNPYSPIQSFEKLEPSGRDYYSRRLNGKHRVVYKINKEDKTVEILSCWSHYE, encoded by the coding sequence ATGGATAGTTGGCAGATTAAGATCACACCGGCTGCTAAAAAGGATTTAAAAAAGCTGCTTAAAAGTAACTTACATGAACGATTTATCGAGATTGAGCGGACTTTAAAGACTAATCCATATTCACCAATTCAATCTTTTGAAAAATTGGAACCGTCAGGACGAGATTATTATTCAAGAAGATTAAATGGCAAGCATCGTGTAGTTTATAAAATTAATAAAGAGGATAAAACGGTTGAAATTTTATCCTGTTGGTCACATTACGAATAA
- a CDS encoding type II toxin-antitoxin system prevent-host-death family antitoxin translates to MADIVTPTKARSNLYGLINEANRDAKPVIIAGATDEKSAVLISKREYDELQETLALVANGQLQDAIKRDDEDDEAVDLDEMIAEIDG, encoded by the coding sequence ATGGCAGATATAGTTACACCAACTAAAGCACGGTCGAATTTATATGGTTTAATTAATGAAGCAAATAGAGATGCTAAACCAGTAATTATTGCAGGAGCAACTGATGAGAAGAGTGCGGTTTTAATCAGTAAACGTGAATATGATGAATTGCAGGAAACCTTGGCTTTGGTGGCTAATGGACAATTGCAGGATGCGATAAAACGTGATGATGAAGATGATGAAGCAGTAGATTTAGATGAAATGATAGCTGAAATTGATGGATAG
- a CDS encoding putative phage tail protein, with the protein MSNNLMEYLPEYYQDVYEMQAIMHAHGQVLNDFEDRQIRALLNQFVTQTDSKGIAVFEDQVGIQPTLGEDLKTRQNNVLMRLLPPRPITIKYLKELFGTLKLPVNITIDHAKRNAIIEGNSTDIGNEQIDSIRYILNVYLPANMIYEIRIALKQAIIGNDLFVGLGTTAKVETEVQANISQFLN; encoded by the coding sequence ATGAGTAACAACCTGATGGAATATTTACCCGAATATTATCAAGATGTCTACGAAATGCAGGCAATTATGCACGCACATGGACAGGTCTTAAACGATTTTGAAGATAGGCAAATTAGAGCCTTGTTAAATCAATTTGTAACACAAACAGATAGTAAGGGGATTGCTGTTTTTGAAGATCAAGTTGGCATTCAACCGACCTTAGGTGAAGATTTAAAAACTAGGCAGAATAACGTCCTGATGCGGCTATTGCCACCAAGACCAATTACGATTAAATATTTAAAGGAATTATTTGGAACATTAAAATTACCTGTTAATATTACAATTGACCACGCTAAACGAAACGCAATTATAGAGGGCAATAGTACGGATATTGGCAATGAGCAAATTGACAGTATCAGATATATCTTGAACGTTTATTTACCGGCTAATATGATTTATGAGATTAGAATCGCACTAAAGCAAGCGATCATTGGCAATGATTTATTTGTTGGATTGGGAACAACGGCAAAAGTAGAAACTGAGGTACAAGCAAATATATCTCAGTTTCTTAATTAA
- a CDS encoding baseplate J/gp47 family protein yields MTPDDLAQEFEEHDVDYYLDEMLDAVPDDIDKREGSVIYDAIAPAALVMAQENLRMATIIKETYVKTADGEFLDYRAQERGTERYAATQTEVKAKITDSDGNSINNVQIGDQFASIGETPIFYTVTQIYDDLTVAMTADDPGTTPNGYLGQILPVTPNDELSWAEITEIIAPARDEETDDHLRARLLGSDDWIAYGGNVSDYLAMTNKISEVGATQVYPVWNGAGTVKLVILNNNLMPANKELVKKVKNLVDPSDVEAQGYGIAPIDHQVTVVAPTALPVDIATNIQIDGQHGADVVKQQINDKLSEYFKNLRADWHVIDPKTGRGYAMTIYRSKILAQIMQIEGVVNATIPTLNGAAQDVQLVFNNDESQLPILGKVTLNE; encoded by the coding sequence GTGACACCAGATGACTTAGCACAAGAATTTGAAGAACATGATGTAGACTACTACCTTGATGAAATGTTAGATGCAGTGCCGGATGATATAGATAAGCGTGAGGGTTCAGTAATTTACGATGCAATCGCACCAGCAGCGCTCGTAATGGCACAAGAAAATTTGCGTATGGCTACGATTATTAAGGAAACTTATGTAAAAACAGCTGATGGTGAATTCTTAGATTATCGAGCGCAAGAGCGTGGAACTGAAAGATACGCAGCAACACAGACAGAAGTTAAGGCTAAAATAACAGATAGTGACGGGAACTCAATTAATAACGTACAGATAGGCGACCAATTCGCTTCGATTGGTGAAACGCCTATTTTTTATACCGTGACACAGATTTATGATGATTTAACGGTTGCTATGACTGCTGATGATCCAGGCACAACGCCGAATGGCTATTTAGGGCAGATTTTACCAGTGACGCCGAATGATGAATTATCTTGGGCAGAAATTACAGAAATAATTGCGCCGGCTAGGGATGAAGAAACTGACGATCATTTACGAGCAAGATTACTTGGCTCAGATGATTGGATTGCTTATGGTGGTAATGTATCAGATTACCTAGCAATGACTAACAAAATCTCTGAAGTCGGTGCAACACAAGTTTATCCAGTTTGGAATGGAGCTGGAACAGTTAAACTAGTAATTTTGAACAACAATTTGATGCCAGCTAATAAAGAACTGGTCAAAAAGGTGAAAAACTTAGTTGATCCATCTGATGTTGAAGCTCAAGGATATGGTATAGCACCGATTGACCATCAAGTTACAGTAGTTGCTCCAACAGCCTTACCAGTTGATATTGCAACTAATATTCAGATTGATGGACAACATGGTGCAGATGTAGTTAAGCAACAGATTAATGATAAATTATCAGAGTACTTTAAAAACTTACGAGCAGATTGGCATGTGATTGATCCAAAAACTGGACGAGGCTATGCGATGACAATTTACCGTTCAAAAATTTTAGCGCAGATCATGCAGATTGAAGGTGTGGTTAACGCTACAATTCCGACATTGAATGGAGCTGCCCAAGATGTGCAACTTGTTTTTAACAATGATGAATCGCAGTTACCAATTTTAGGGAAGGTGACTTTGAATGAGTAA
- a CDS encoding DUF2634 domain-containing protein, which translates to MDDDDLIIDEDLAFDPDLDTVDDDDEELEEDEPTLTFQVKNGRIRSKFDELPAMVQAVDKILRTERFVYPIYSDQYGNDLPDLFGKSFSYARVEIQRMLEEALLDDDRVTDLVIDSIQQQDSTTLFVKGTCTTIYGKVPIESEVKLGDTR; encoded by the coding sequence ATGGACGATGATGACTTAATCATTGATGAAGATTTAGCTTTCGATCCTGATTTGGATACAGTTGATGATGACGATGAAGAACTTGAAGAAGATGAACCAACACTAACTTTTCAAGTTAAAAATGGAAGAATTCGTAGCAAGTTTGATGAACTACCAGCTATGGTGCAGGCAGTCGATAAGATATTGCGCACTGAGCGCTTTGTTTATCCAATTTATAGTGACCAATACGGCAACGACTTACCAGATTTATTTGGCAAGTCGTTTTCTTATGCTCGCGTTGAAATACAGCGCATGCTAGAAGAAGCACTACTTGACGATGACCGAGTCACTGATTTGGTTATTGATTCTATTCAGCAGCAAGATAGTACGACACTGTTTGTAAAAGGTACTTGCACAACAATATATGGCAAAGTGCCAATAGAAAGTGAGGTGAAGCTAGGTGACACCAGATGA